One Sandaracinaceae bacterium genomic window carries:
- a CDS encoding LuxR C-terminal-related transcriptional regulator, which translates to MCRKIRKARTITTRKETLEVIAGDARLTGLIMEEDLPDGPGTQILKEVRGTRPMLPVLVLTANTAPEVINRAHRYRAEFHAKPTRRRSLLGFLRRAVAFERVPDQRVSWLLEETVIRYKLSPRETDVLAAAIAGTSRKDLSDQLGTSENTIKSVVKGALRKLPHGSLDDAGREILRQALDGSHATTLQDLYELRETPMIPGPPTIRPPGTQEEEE; encoded by the coding sequence TTGTGTCGAAAGATCCGCAAGGCACGCACGATCACCACGCGTAAGGAGACGCTGGAGGTGATCGCGGGCGACGCGCGCCTGACCGGCCTCATCATGGAGGAGGACCTCCCGGACGGGCCCGGCACGCAGATCCTCAAGGAGGTCCGCGGCACGCGCCCGATGTTACCGGTGCTCGTGCTGACGGCGAACACCGCGCCGGAGGTCATCAACCGCGCGCACCGCTACCGGGCCGAGTTCCACGCCAAGCCCACCCGGCGCCGCTCCTTGCTCGGCTTCTTGCGCCGCGCGGTGGCCTTCGAGCGCGTCCCCGACCAGCGCGTGTCGTGGCTGCTCGAGGAGACCGTCATCCGCTACAAGCTCTCCCCGCGCGAGACCGACGTGCTCGCGGCGGCCATCGCGGGCACCTCCCGCAAGGACCTGAGCGACCAGCTCGGCACCTCCGAGAACACCATCAAGTCGGTCGTGAAGGGCGCGCTCCGCAAGCTCCCCCACGGGAGCCTCGACGACGCGGGGCGCGAGATCCTTCGCCAGGCGCTCGACGGCAGCCACGCCACCACCCTCCAGGATCTCTACGAGCTGCGCGAGACGCCCATGATCCCCGGGCCGCCGACCATCCGGCCGCCGGGCACGCAGGAAGAGGAAGAGTGA
- a CDS encoding FAD-dependent oxidoreductase — protein MRPGEHAIVLGAGFSGLCAARVLAARGLRVTLVERDLLTLEPGPRAGTPQARHAHGLLARGCEVLERLFPELVPSLARLGVHRVDWGRDFAVYDRGWLPREEVGVSSLACSRDRLEHAMRESLLERGEVRLEAGTRARGLLFDANGGVAGVDSQRGPLPAHWVLDAMGRSSPLLRWLAPRGVAEPLTTRVVSGRAYATRHYRGLAKDWSALLGVTSPPDVTRGVIVYPTESDWDYVTLVGTATDAPPRDPGGFEAFARSLPPLWEALERADPFSPVWCHRDTETRYRHVEVHEAWPERLLVVGDALCALNPVHAQGMSVATLCAEALDDVLAAGSEGVTRRYHRAAYGALADALTLAVAEDLRWCTPPQSAHPTVPRRLAKRVRSHLDAIDQRDVAARSAYLRLWHLLDPLPAHLRARPVSSVHEAQYSAAAMSRDDVK, from the coding sequence ATGCGGCCCGGCGAGCACGCGATCGTCCTGGGCGCGGGCTTCTCCGGGCTCTGCGCGGCGCGGGTGCTCGCGGCCCGCGGCCTGCGCGTGACGCTGGTGGAGCGGGATCTCTTGACCCTCGAGCCAGGCCCGCGGGCGGGGACTCCGCAGGCTCGACACGCCCACGGGCTGCTCGCGCGCGGCTGCGAGGTCCTCGAGCGGCTCTTCCCGGAGCTCGTGCCTTCGCTGGCGCGGCTGGGCGTGCACCGGGTGGACTGGGGGCGAGACTTCGCGGTGTACGACCGCGGCTGGCTCCCGCGCGAGGAGGTCGGGGTCAGCTCGCTCGCGTGCAGCCGCGACCGGCTCGAGCACGCGATGCGCGAGAGCTTGCTGGAGCGCGGGGAGGTGCGGCTCGAGGCGGGGACGCGCGCCCGGGGGCTGCTCTTCGACGCGAACGGGGGCGTGGCCGGGGTCGACTCGCAGCGAGGGCCGCTGCCCGCGCACTGGGTGCTCGACGCGATGGGTCGGAGCTCGCCGCTGCTCCGCTGGCTCGCGCCGCGCGGCGTGGCCGAGCCGCTCACCACGCGCGTGGTCTCCGGGCGCGCCTACGCGACCCGGCACTATCGCGGGCTCGCCAAGGACTGGTCGGCGCTGCTCGGGGTGACCTCGCCCCCCGACGTGACGCGCGGGGTGATCGTTTACCCGACCGAGAGCGACTGGGACTACGTGACGCTCGTCGGGACCGCGACCGACGCGCCGCCGCGGGACCCGGGCGGCTTCGAGGCGTTCGCCCGCTCGCTGCCGCCGCTCTGGGAGGCGCTCGAGCGCGCCGATCCCTTCTCGCCCGTCTGGTGCCACCGCGACACCGAGACGCGCTATCGGCACGTGGAGGTGCACGAGGCGTGGCCGGAGCGGCTGCTCGTGGTGGGCGACGCGCTCTGCGCGCTGAACCCGGTGCACGCCCAGGGCATGAGCGTGGCGACGCTCTGCGCGGAGGCGCTCGACGACGTGCTGGCCGCCGGCTCCGAGGGCGTCACCCGGCGCTATCACCGCGCGGCCTACGGCGCGCTGGCCGACGCGCTCACCCTCGCGGTGGCCGAGGATCTCCGCTGGTGCACGCCCCCACAGAGCGCGCACCCGACGGTCCCGCGACGGCTCGCCAAGAGGGTCCGGTCCCACCTCGACGCGATCGATCAGCGCGACGTCGCGGCGCGGAGCGCGTACCTGCGGCTCTGGCACCTGCTCGACCCGCTCCCGGCGCACCTGCGCGCGAGGCCGGTCAGCTCGGTGCACGAGGCGCAGTACTCAGCCGCCGCGATGAGCCGCGATGACGTCAAGTAG
- a CDS encoding IS1380 family transposase, with protein sequence MRLRDQTRTDPGAFQVSRRIRRAVARDERKIGRRLDAAKGGLARRSDGPELAGNPRLEFAERTRAMPYGGVGTMLKLAREVGLMAKLDDELDVIQRPHPYTDADHVMNIALNILCGGHVLDDIEVRRNDIVFLDALGARSIPDPTTAGDFCRRFDAEAVLRLMMIVNDIRVDMWRGQGADFVGETARIDADGSLVPTEGECKEGMDVTYKGIWGYHPLVVSLANTQEPLWVLNRGGNRPSHENAVHFLDESVRLVRRAGFSDILLRGDTDFSQTEHLDRWDTDGVRFVFGYDAHPGLVKQADALDETDYERLEREADRAFAGKRRAKQPRIKEQVVRERGFKNLVLSHEDVAEFAYQPTKASKSYRMVALRKTIDEERGQLWIDTHARYFFYITNDREMSAEQVVREANDRCNQERLIEQLKSGVRALHAPLNTLNANWAYMVIASLAWTLKAWFAMRLPVSPRWRERHRAQRDRVLRMEFRTFVQTLMWIPVQVLKTGRRLVYRVLAWRPDLPILFRLDRALDSS encoded by the coding sequence GTGCGGTTGCGAGACCAAACACGAACCGACCCGGGAGCTTTTCAGGTGAGCCGAAGGATACGACGCGCGGTGGCGCGAGACGAGCGGAAGATCGGACGACGACTGGACGCCGCAAAGGGAGGGCTCGCACGACGAAGCGACGGCCCCGAGCTCGCGGGCAACCCACGGCTGGAGTTCGCCGAGCGGACACGGGCGATGCCGTATGGAGGGGTCGGGACGATGCTCAAGCTCGCCCGGGAGGTCGGGCTCATGGCGAAGCTGGACGATGAACTCGACGTCATTCAGCGACCTCACCCCTACACCGACGCCGACCACGTGATGAACATCGCGCTCAACATCCTCTGCGGTGGGCATGTGCTCGACGACATCGAGGTTCGGCGCAACGACATTGTGTTCCTCGACGCGCTCGGCGCACGCTCCATCCCCGACCCGACGACGGCTGGCGACTTCTGCCGCCGCTTCGACGCCGAGGCCGTCTTGCGGCTGATGATGATCGTCAACGACATCCGGGTGGACATGTGGCGCGGGCAGGGGGCCGACTTCGTCGGCGAGACCGCGCGCATCGACGCGGACGGCTCGCTCGTGCCGACCGAGGGCGAATGCAAGGAGGGGATGGACGTCACCTACAAGGGCATCTGGGGCTACCACCCGCTCGTCGTCTCCCTTGCGAACACGCAGGAGCCGCTATGGGTCCTGAACCGCGGCGGCAACCGACCCTCGCACGAGAATGCCGTCCACTTTCTCGACGAGTCGGTCCGACTCGTTCGCCGCGCAGGCTTCTCGGACATCCTGCTCCGCGGCGATACCGATTTCTCGCAGACCGAGCACCTCGACCGATGGGACACGGACGGTGTGCGCTTCGTGTTCGGCTACGACGCCCACCCGGGCCTGGTGAAGCAGGCAGACGCGCTCGACGAGACCGACTACGAGCGCCTCGAGCGCGAGGCGGACCGAGCCTTCGCGGGTAAGCGCCGCGCCAAGCAACCGCGGATCAAGGAACAGGTCGTGCGCGAGCGTGGCTTCAAGAACCTGGTGCTGTCGCACGAGGACGTCGCGGAGTTCGCGTACCAGCCGACGAAGGCGAGCAAGAGCTACCGCATGGTCGCGCTCCGCAAGACCATCGACGAGGAGCGCGGTCAGCTCTGGATCGACACCCACGCGCGCTACTTCTTCTACATCACGAACGACCGCGAGATGAGCGCTGAGCAGGTCGTTCGCGAGGCCAACGACCGCTGCAACCAGGAGCGCCTCATCGAGCAGCTCAAGAGCGGCGTTCGGGCCCTCCACGCGCCGCTCAACACCCTAAACGCGAACTGGGCCTACATGGTCATCGCGTCCCTGGCATGGACCCTCAAGGCGTGGTTTGCGATGCGTCTCCCCGTGTCCCCGCGCTGGCGCGAGCGACACCGCGCGCAGCGCGACCGGGTCCTGCGCATGGAGTTCCGCACCTTCGTACAGACCCTCATGTGGATCCCCGTGCAGGTCCTGAAGACAGGTCGGCGACTCGTCTACCGCGTCCTCGCTTGGCGCCCGGACCTACCCATCCTCTTCCGCCTCGACCGCGCGCTCGACTCGAGCTGA
- a CDS encoding aminotransferase class V-fold PLP-dependent enzyme: MNDIDWSEVRAGFAALSDKTFLDAACVSVAPKRATDALARFAELTATCPFRSATEAHIAMDEARAAVRPLAARMLGAKPEEIAIVESTTEGLSTLARALDWKDGDRVALSSLEFLQVAMPWAQLEGVALDPIAHEGGTFSVDDVARAIGPRTRMVAISSVQWSHGFRCDLDAIASLCRERGVWLVVDAVQQLGAFPIDVSRTPVDVVIAGGHKWLNSPFGAGVMYVRGERLAELKMPIGGYLSLEPPAGGWGTYFQTPSITPFREYRLVDEARALETGGTANYPGAVALAASMELVLELGQDRIASRIEGLASRAIEGLQASGARVVTPTDPAQRAGIVTFDLGSPAANEACMNALLDASVLVSVRYTDHVGGVRVSCHYFDDESDVDRLLDVIAAHRGG; the protein is encoded by the coding sequence GTGAACGACATCGACTGGAGCGAGGTCCGGGCCGGGTTCGCCGCCCTCTCCGACAAGACCTTCCTGGACGCGGCCTGCGTGAGCGTCGCGCCGAAGCGGGCCACCGACGCGCTCGCCCGCTTCGCGGAGCTGACCGCGACCTGCCCCTTCCGCTCCGCCACCGAGGCGCACATCGCGATGGACGAGGCCCGCGCCGCGGTGCGCCCCCTCGCCGCGCGCATGCTCGGCGCGAAGCCCGAGGAGATCGCCATCGTCGAGAGCACGACGGAGGGGCTGAGCACCCTCGCCCGCGCCCTCGACTGGAAGGACGGAGATCGGGTCGCGCTCAGCTCCCTCGAGTTCCTCCAGGTCGCCATGCCGTGGGCGCAGCTCGAGGGCGTCGCGCTCGACCCCATCGCGCACGAGGGCGGCACCTTCTCGGTGGACGACGTCGCGCGCGCGATCGGGCCGCGCACCCGGATGGTCGCCATCAGCTCCGTGCAGTGGAGCCACGGCTTCCGCTGCGACCTCGACGCCATCGCGTCGCTCTGCCGCGAGCGCGGGGTGTGGCTCGTGGTCGACGCCGTGCAGCAGCTCGGCGCGTTCCCCATCGACGTCTCGCGCACCCCCGTCGACGTGGTGATCGCGGGCGGCCACAAGTGGCTCAACTCTCCCTTCGGCGCCGGCGTCATGTACGTGCGCGGCGAGCGCCTCGCCGAGCTGAAGATGCCCATCGGCGGCTACCTCAGCCTCGAGCCCCCGGCCGGCGGCTGGGGCACGTACTTCCAGACGCCGTCGATCACGCCGTTCCGGGAGTACCGGCTCGTCGACGAGGCGCGCGCGCTCGAGACGGGCGGCACCGCCAACTACCCGGGCGCCGTCGCGCTCGCGGCGTCCATGGAGCTGGTGCTCGAGCTCGGCCAAGACCGGATCGCGTCGCGCATCGAGGGGCTCGCCTCCCGCGCGATCGAGGGACTGCAGGCGAGCGGCGCCCGCGTGGTCACCCCGACGGATCCCGCCCAGCGCGCGGGCATCGTCACCTTCGACCTCGGGTCACCGGCCGCCAACGAGGCGTGCATGAACGCCCTCCTCGACGCGTCGGTGCTGGTGTCCGTGCGCTACACCGACCACGTCGGCGGCGTGCGGGTCTCCTGCCACTACTTCGACGACGAGTCCGACGTGGACCGGCTACTTGACGTCATCGCGGCTCATCGCGGCGGCTGA
- a CDS encoding FHA domain-containing protein — translation MFAVVITEKGGAQRRLDFDKNEVTIGRVQGNDIILPKGNVSKRHSRIVLKDNRFIVVDLKSTNGTYVNGRKITSPLVVKAGDKIYIGDFILTLEEGAGAAAGAPPPGPPASAPMPEPSAPSAPAPAPPGPPPARPSAPPPLPPRPSGPGPVAPAPAPAPAPAPSPMQAPSPMQASPAPAPAPAPSPMAAPSPAQMSPAPAPAPSPPAPAAPAPAPMAPAPAPSPAQMSPAPAPAAPAPSPAPSPAASSPGADRFALDEEPQEESSAPSPRVVSSSSEGSGPSASPTPAGGSSPGAASPSFSGGPSLNPSLNGAGSEKDFWRALVVAAVSAGKDADSAMSLADAIVRAARD, via the coding sequence ATGTTCGCAGTTGTCATCACGGAAAAGGGTGGTGCCCAGCGCCGGCTGGATTTCGACAAGAACGAGGTCACGATCGGTCGCGTCCAGGGCAACGACATCATCCTGCCCAAAGGCAACGTCTCCAAGCGTCACTCGCGGATCGTCCTGAAGGACAACCGGTTCATCGTCGTCGATCTGAAGAGCACCAACGGTACGTACGTCAACGGCCGGAAGATCACGTCGCCGCTCGTCGTCAAGGCGGGGGACAAGATCTACATCGGTGACTTCATCCTCACCCTCGAGGAGGGCGCAGGAGCCGCCGCTGGAGCGCCGCCGCCCGGGCCGCCCGCCTCGGCGCCGATGCCAGAGCCGAGCGCGCCGAGCGCGCCCGCGCCCGCGCCTCCCGGGCCGCCGCCCGCGCGTCCGTCCGCGCCGCCTCCGCTCCCGCCGCGTCCGAGCGGTCCGGGGCCGGTGGCGCCCGCGCCCGCACCCGCGCCGGCCCCCGCGCCGTCGCCGATGCAGGCGCCCTCTCCCATGCAAGCCTCGCCGGCCCCCGCGCCGGCGCCGGCCCCGTCGCCGATGGCGGCGCCGTCTCCCGCGCAGATGTCGCCGGCCCCCGCGCCCGCGCCGTCTCCGCCGGCCCCCGCGGCGCCCGCTCCGGCTCCGATGGCGCCGGCTCCCGCCCCGTCTCCCGCGCAGATGTCGCCGGCCCCCGCGCCCGCGGCGCCCGCTCCCTCGCCCGCGCCGTCGCCGGCCGCGTCCAGCCCGGGCGCGGACCGCTTCGCGCTCGACGAGGAGCCGCAGGAGGAGAGCTCGGCGCCTTCGCCGCGCGTGGTCTCGTCGTCGTCCGAGGGCTCGGGCCCGAGCGCGTCGCCGACCCCGGCCGGCGGCTCGTCACCCGGCGCGGCCAGCCCGTCGTTCTCGGGAGGGCCTTCGCTCAACCCGTCGCTCAACGGCGCGGGCAGCGAGAAGGACTTCTGGCGCGCGCTCGTCGTCGCCGCGGTCTCCGCCGGCAAGGACGCCGACAGCGCGATGTCGCTCGCGGACGCCATCGTGCGCGCCGCGCGCGACTGA
- a CDS encoding serine/threonine-protein kinase translates to MTSTSPTQPTGQPPIQQGEIVAGRFRICGTLGRGGHGEVLRGEHVQLGYPVALKVLDPEHKHDEAMRERFRREAIFGARLCTENVARVLDAGETNDSIPFLIMELIEGPDLATVLDHDGKLPIAAVADLGVQLCAAVSALEEHELVHRDIKPSNIVLKREADGRVIVKLIDLGISRDASQEGRVETLTAANTIVGTPQYMAPEQIEAGQLDHRTDLYAIGAVLFESLAGCPPFGGKTPHAVLARALAGEREDLETARPGLPASLKRVIDRALSFDPGDRFPDAASMSKALARAAEEAELPRGARAWQSVDSIREELAGQSTRHAMSDTTDLLASNVDPFEKTGERRFKHWDWVAAVVALAIAAVSLGTLFFDTDSGQDRPAITQERGEPLVKQSAPVSD, encoded by the coding sequence GTGACCTCCACATCCCCCACTCAGCCGACCGGTCAGCCTCCCATCCAGCAGGGCGAGATCGTCGCCGGGCGCTTCCGGATCTGCGGCACGCTCGGTCGCGGCGGCCACGGCGAGGTGCTGCGCGGTGAGCACGTGCAGCTCGGCTACCCCGTGGCGCTCAAGGTGCTCGACCCGGAGCACAAGCACGACGAGGCGATGCGCGAGCGCTTCCGGCGCGAGGCGATTTTCGGCGCGCGGCTCTGCACCGAGAACGTCGCGCGGGTGCTCGACGCGGGCGAGACCAACGACAGCATCCCCTTTCTGATCATGGAGCTCATCGAGGGGCCCGACCTCGCGACGGTGCTCGACCACGACGGCAAGCTCCCCATCGCGGCCGTGGCGGACCTGGGGGTCCAGCTCTGCGCCGCGGTCAGCGCGCTCGAGGAGCACGAGCTGGTGCACCGGGACATCAAGCCGAGCAACATCGTGCTCAAGCGCGAGGCGGACGGCCGCGTGATCGTCAAGCTCATCGACCTCGGCATCTCGCGCGACGCGAGCCAGGAGGGTCGCGTGGAGACCCTCACCGCCGCCAACACCATCGTCGGCACGCCGCAGTACATGGCGCCCGAGCAGATCGAGGCGGGCCAGCTCGACCACCGCACGGACCTCTACGCGATCGGCGCGGTGCTCTTCGAGTCCCTCGCCGGCTGCCCGCCCTTCGGCGGCAAGACGCCGCACGCCGTCCTGGCCCGGGCCCTCGCCGGCGAGCGCGAGGATCTGGAGACGGCCAGGCCCGGCCTTCCCGCGTCGCTGAAGCGCGTGATCGACCGCGCGCTCTCCTTCGACCCGGGGGACCGCTTCCCGGACGCGGCCTCGATGAGCAAGGCCCTCGCCCGGGCGGCCGAGGAGGCGGAGCTGCCGCGGGGCGCGCGCGCCTGGCAGAGCGTGGACAGCATCCGCGAGGAGCTCGCGGGCCAGTCGACCCGGCACGCGATGAGCGACACGACCGATCTGCTCGCGTCGAACGTCGACCCCTTCGAGAAGACCGGCGAGCGGCGCTTCAAGCACTGGGACTGGGTCGCGGCGGTGGTGGCGCTCGCGATCGCCGCGGTGTCGCTGGGCACGTTGTTCTTCGACACCGACTCCGGCCAGGATCGCCCCGCGATCACACAAGAGAGGGGCGAACCGCTGGTCAAGCAGTCCGCCCCCGTCTCGGATTGA